From the Primulina tabacum isolate GXHZ01 chromosome 15, ASM2559414v2, whole genome shotgun sequence genome, one window contains:
- the LOC142527004 gene encoding uncharacterized protein LOC142527004, with product MKYIVPLPQVLSHTSPCRAKDKILLVASMEENDGLCGFRSPSNGVVLHARFISVQIRLALLGSCSWSPGIHKFLKKLSCVEYVSIQFSCDLKLPRCLPFLVYTSDSSSFILDSAKSLIDDTTSFDPMLEATSEYEIEYRHALLASIIRHMFHFKRRFAFKKELLALFPNLKNIWAVESTELGTICWEEDIARRTKEKLLKDFCVKLWTAPLVKLPCSGCAINDAILISIQEIEPGHEMNCFEEDEYRELSATMMKEYPCKETSFMSRCVPAPDGWETTCVLDFVLFRLSDG from the exons ATGAAATACATCGTACCCCTTCCACAAGTTCTCAGCCACACTTCTCCTTGCAG ggcaaaagataaaatattattagtCGCTTCTATGGAAGAAAACGATGGCCTCTGCGGATTTCGATCGCCTTCCAACGGAG TTGTTCTTCACGCCCGCTTTATTTCTGTGCAAATTCGTCTTGCTCTCTTGGGTAGTTGTTCTTGGTCACCGGGAATTCACAAGTTTCTGAAAAAGTTATCTTGCGTTGAATATGTAAGCATCCAATTCTCCTGCGATTTGAAACTACCAAGATGTTTGCCTTTCCTTGTGTATACATCGGATTCATCGAGCTTCATCTTAGATTCTGCCAAGAGCCTTATTGATGATACTACAAGCTTTGATCCCATGCTTGAAGCCACGTCTGAGTACGAAATTGAGTATCGTCATGCCTTACTTGCTTCAATTATCAGGCACATGTTCCATTTCAAGCGTAGGTTTGCTTTTAAGAAAGAGCTTCTTGCTTTATTTCCAAATTTGAAGAATATTTGGGCGGTTGAATCCACGGAGCTGGGGACTATTTGCTGGGAAGAAGACATTGCCAGAAGAACAAAGGAAAAGCTGTTGAAGGATTTCTGTGTAAAGCTATGGACAGCACCCTTGGTCAAATTGCCATGTTCTGGATGTGCGATCAACGATGCAATTCTTATTTCCATCCAAGAAATTGAACCTGGCCATGAGATGAATTGCTTTGAAGAGGACGAATATCGTGAACTTTCCGCTACCATGATGAAGGAATATCCCTGTAAGGAAACTTCCTTCATGTCGCGCTGCGTTCCGGCTCCAGACGGGTGGGAGACAACATGTGTTCTCGATTTCGTACTATTCCGTCTATCTGATGGCTAA